The sequence CTTAGGGAATCTTTAGATAACAGAGTTGACATTAGTAAATGTTGGTCAGTGCGACTAATTTGGCGAAAGGTAAATATTCGCTCAACTATTTGTTCCACTGAGACTTTGGGTAGATAAGCTGTAGCTGACATCATCCTTAAGATAGAAGTTAATGTATTAAACCGAACTCAGTATCTTAATTGTAAAGATATGTTCACAATAATAGGCTATTAAAACGCCATAATTCCTGTGACAATTACTTTGCCTTAAAGTGAGATCGATCATTGACAACTTGCCTTAATTTGTGCAGTCAATCCCTTATTTAGAAATAAGACCAGTTTCTCATGTGCTTTGAATAGACCATCTAATTTCCCGGTACAATAGCTTGGCGTTGCACGTAATAGGAAGGATGATGGCTCAGGCAAAAATTGGGATTATCGGTGGTAGCGGCCTATACAAAATGGACGCCCTCAAGGACGTAGAAGAGGTGCAGATAGACACGCCATTTGGCGCACCATCTGACGCATTAATATTAGGAACTTTGCAAGGAACGCGGGTTGCTTTCTTAGCTCGTCACGGTCGCAACCATACTTTTTTACCCTCTGAGTTGCCGTTTCGAGCTAATATCCACGCTATGAAGCAGCTAGGAGTCGAGTATTTAATATCTGCATCAGCTGTTGGTTCTCTCAAGGAAGAAGCTAAACCATTAGATATGGTAGTTCCGGATCAGTTTATTGACCGGACAAAAGATAGAATTTCCACATTTTTTGGGGAAGGAATTGTTGCACACATCGCTTTTGGCGATCCTGTCTGTAAGAATCTTGCCAAAGTGGTGGCTGATGCTGTTGAAAGTTTGCAACTGCCAGATGTAACTCTACATCGCGGCGGTACTTATGTATGCATGGAAGGGCCAGCATTTTCTACTAAAGCGGAGTCCAACCTCTATCGCAGTTGGGGCGCAACAGTAATTGGAATGACGAATCTGCCAGAGGCGAAGTTAGCACGAGAAGCGGAAATTGCTTATGCAACTTTAGCCTTAGTTACCGATTATGATTGCTGGCATTCAGACCATGACAGCGTGACGGTAGACATGGTGATTGCCAATCTACAACGCAATGCGGTAAATGCTCAGAAAGTGATACAAGAAACCGTGCGGCGTTTGAGTGAAAATCCTCCAGTTTCAGATGCTCACTCGGCGTTGAAGTATGCAATTCTTACTCGTCTGGATAATGTTCCGGCGGCGGCTAAGGAAAAGTTGGGTTTGTTGTTGAAGAAGTATTTGTAAATTTCTCCTAGTAAGGAAGCAGCAGCCAGGATTTTGTTACTGGACTGCTGCTTGAAAGCTATAAAAAAAGTGTTATTTATTTAATTGTTGTTTAGTAGTAGTAGTAGTGTTTGTAATAGTAGTGTGAGTATTCCTGCGTGAAGTACAGCGTTGGTGAGTTTGAGTGGGTAGAGAGGAAGTAATGATAGTTTGGTTATTTATAATCAGACGTTTATAGCTTGTACCATTACTAATTAAAGCTTGTCCGCAGCCATTGGTCGTGATAGTTCTAGTGCTATTGCGCTCGCGCAAATTAGTCGTCTGGACTGTATATTTAGTGCGCGGTGCCAACTCCGTGACTACGACTTGATTGCTGGTAGTCTTGTAGGGAGTGGCTAGGGCAGTAGTGCCAGAAGTTATCAGCAGCGTAGTACTTATTGCAATCGTCATTAACTTTGAATTCATGGCAATTCCTCAACTAGACATCATGTGTATAGGCTAGCTCATAGAACAGGCTTATACCGCGATCGCAGACACTAAAAGGCTAAAATTTAAGTTAAAAAACCTAACTAGCCGCTTTTTGTAACCTATCCATAAATTAACTTCTTAAACTGCTCCTCTGCTCGAATTGCAGCAAAAGCAGAGTCAGTTTTTGCCATTTCCTTATACTGTTCGTGCATATCAATAGCCCATTGTAAATTTCCGATTGCAAGATTTACGCGGTATTGCATCGCATAAGAACGAGCGTTTTGATACCTAGCTTCAGCTAGATTTGGGTCTAATTTCACAGCAGCGTTATAAGATTGGGTTGCTTCTAGATATCGCCCTTCAGCAAAATGAGCTTCGCCTTGCTGCAAATAATCATTTGCATTAAAAAATTCTTCTTGAACCGCTGCTTCCGCTTCCTCAGATTCGGCTACAAGCTCATATTGACCATCTGAAACCACTTCTGATGTTTGATATTCTGCTTCATAATTCTCGGTTTCGATTTCTTGTTCAAAATCGCTCTGCACTTGGTAATACTGCTCGTACCTTAACCTTTCTATTTCTGCAAAACCAATATCTATCTGTTGTCTTAACTCAGATAATGCAGTTTGCGCCTCCGATATTGGAATTAGTAGTTGATTAATTAGCTCAGCTTTGAGCTTTTCAATCTGCTGGTTAAAATCTTCGGTTTGGCTTTTAAAGTCAGCAGTTACTTTGGCGGTTATTTGTACGGCTAATTTATCCCCTATTTCTTCTAATTCATGGGGAGCGTAAGCAGGTATTTGTTTAATTCCATTGCGGCTTAACAACCACACTCCGGATACTGTTACTATGCAAACTAAAATTAGTAAAAATAGCAAAGTATTGAGTAAAATTGTCGTGCGGCTGAAGGCGCGGTCAACTTCTTCTTGAACGCGATCGCGCATTTCCAACTCTAGCCGTAGCCTTTGCACTTCCTGTTGCTCCTGCTGGTTCAACATCGTTACAGCAGACGTTGGCTGGTGTGATATAAATGGTGCAGCCTCGACAGTAGCAGTCCCAGAAAATAATAGAAGTATCAAAAGAGTAAATGCACCAAGCGCACGCACAACTGACGCAACTAGATTGTTGATTTTCATAAAATTAGGTAATTTTAAACTTATCCCGCCAGCCGATATTAAAGACCGTGCAACCTCCACAAATCAAGCGCCTGACCCAAGAATTACTCGATACTATAGCCCAGCAAGCTCGTAACAGCCCCCGCCAGCGCCAAAACTACAATTTTCACGACGAAACCGAAAAAGTTCAACGCTTTCTCAACGTCCTCCAGCCTGGAACCTACGTGCGTCCCCACCGCCATCACCGTCCAGCGGCGATGAACGGGTTTGAGTTCTTCTTAGTTCTGCAAGGGGAAATAGGCATGATCGTCATGAATGAAGATGGTAAAATATTATACACAGAGCGTATAAGTGCTAATGGTTCAACCAGGGGGATTGAACTTGCCGAAGGAACAGTTCATACTCTAGTGGCGCTAGCTCCAGATACTATAATTCTGGAATTAAAAGAAGGGCCTTATAACTCTAGAGGCGATAAAGAATTTCTTGAGGCTTTCCCAACTGAGGGGACGCCAGCAGCGACGCAGTTGGTAGAAAAGTGGGTTGGGTACTTTGCTTAAAAGGCAGTTGATATCCAGATGTCTGCAATTTTACTTAAGCAATTGCCGATTACGCACAACACGGACTTGGTATATCAGTAGAACAAATTACTAACCTTTGTAGCTAAACCACTTGGTAAATAAAGCTGAGAGTTGCCCAAGTGGCCACATCAAGCGAGTAAGTGTCAGAGGATGTAGAGGTAGCTTCGGATGCGATCGCCCCCCGTTCTCTAATCGCATTGGCGCTAGCATCGTGCAAATCTTGCAACAACGCTCGTGCCACATCCAGGGAGTTGTTCAACTCTGCTACTCGCTCTCGTTTTGGATTAGACAATGCTAAAGCGGCCATCGTCTGGGTGAAGGGTGCTTTACTACAAATTAGTTGCATTTCCGCCAATCCTGCTGGGCCGGAAATAACCCATGAAAAAGATGCCGAAGGTTGCGGCAAAATTAGGGTAGTTTGTGGCTCGACGCGCGGTTCTTGGAAAGTGGTTTTTGTTTCCCCCGTCGCCGATACTTCTTGCGATTGCATAGGATAGAAAGCGATCGCGCTACCCGAACTATCCAGCCCCAAGATCATCAAATACAGTGGT is a genomic window of Microcoleus sp. FACHB-831 containing:
- a CDS encoding S-methyl-5'-thioadenosine phosphorylase, encoding MAQAKIGIIGGSGLYKMDALKDVEEVQIDTPFGAPSDALILGTLQGTRVAFLARHGRNHTFLPSELPFRANIHAMKQLGVEYLISASAVGSLKEEAKPLDMVVPDQFIDRTKDRISTFFGEGIVAHIAFGDPVCKNLAKVVADAVESLQLPDVTLHRGGTYVCMEGPAFSTKAESNLYRSWGATVIGMTNLPEAKLAREAEIAYATLALVTDYDCWHSDHDSVTVDMVIANLQRNAVNAQKVIQETVRRLSENPPVSDAHSALKYAILTRLDNVPAAAKEKLGLLLKKYL
- a CDS encoding tetratricopeptide repeat protein; translation: MKINNLVASVVRALGAFTLLILLLFSGTATVEAAPFISHQPTSAVTMLNQQEQQEVQRLRLELEMRDRVQEEVDRAFSRTTILLNTLLFLLILVCIVTVSGVWLLSRNGIKQIPAYAPHELEEIGDKLAVQITAKVTADFKSQTEDFNQQIEKLKAELINQLLIPISEAQTALSELRQQIDIGFAEIERLRYEQYYQVQSDFEQEIETENYEAEYQTSEVVSDGQYELVAESEEAEAAVQEEFFNANDYLQQGEAHFAEGRYLEATQSYNAAVKLDPNLAEARYQNARSYAMQYRVNLAIGNLQWAIDMHEQYKEMAKTDSAFAAIRAEEQFKKLIYG
- a CDS encoding WbuC family cupin fold metalloprotein, giving the protein MQPPQIKRLTQELLDTIAQQARNSPRQRQNYNFHDETEKVQRFLNVLQPGTYVRPHRHHRPAAMNGFEFFLVLQGEIGMIVMNEDGKILYTERISANGSTRGIELAEGTVHTLVALAPDTIILELKEGPYNSRGDKEFLEAFPTEGTPAATQLVEKWVGYFA